AATCCGCGCGCCCAGCCCCACACCAGCCACTGGCCGTGCGCCCCGCGACACGCGCTGGTGGCGTAGTAGTCGCCGCCGAAATCGACATGCCCCTGCTGCGCGGGCGTAAACCGCGCCGTCGCTAGGTCGAGTTGTCCGGTGAAGTACCGCACTGGTCCATGCGGCGAATACAAAAGCACCGCCCGCTCTCCATCGAGGAACAGATTGGGGCACTCCCAATTCGGCTCTTCGCCTTCGTAGGCGATGCCAAGATACTTCCACCGCTCCAGACGGTCGTCGACCGCTTCATACAGACATGCGCATCCCTGCCCTCCGCGCCGGTGGCCACCCACCACCATCCACTTCTTGTCTCCCGCGTCGAACACAAACGGATCGCGCCAGTCGTCGATCGTCGTCGCGCCGTGCGCTGCTGCGGTCAAGATGGGATTGCTCGCCAGCCGCCGCCACAACCGCAACTCATCGTCGATCGCCACCGCTCCCCATTGTTCGGGCTGTCGCTTGCCGATGCTGGTGTAGAACAACATCACCTCGCCGCGACCATTCACCGCCGCTGAACCAGAAAAGACGTGGTCCTCCCCTTGTGTTTTGGCCGGCGCTAGCGCGATCGGCAGATGCTCCCAGTGCGCCAGGTCGCGGCTACGGGCGTGCCCCCAGTGCATGTGCTCCCAGCGGTCGCCAAACGGATTGTGCTGATAGAAAACGTGATACCAGCCGTCGTGAAAGATCGGTCCGTTGGGGTCGTTACACCACAAGGCTGGCGGCGCCAAGTGGTAACCCGGACGCAGCGGATCGGCCTGCGCCAGCGGCATCGCCCCCGCCACGCTGGCCATCGCTCGGGCAATGTCGGCGTCGGCATGCCGCGCTGCTCGCGGCGCATCGCTCTGCGTGATCGCATCCACTAGCACATGTCCCCAGCCACCGGCTTGCTCGTCTAGGATGACAATCCGCGCCGCATGGCCGGCAAAGTCTCCTACATCCCACGTCCGCCAAGACAGGTGCTCGTTGTCGGCGCCAGTCGACGCCGTACCCGTCTCGCTGGCGACAAGTT
This DNA window, taken from Pirellulales bacterium, encodes the following:
- a CDS encoding glycoside hydrolase family 32 protein; translated protein: ALVAAEPAARRADVVIADFEGDNYGAWQVEGDAFGSGPARGTLPNQQRVSGFQGKGLVSTFHGGDASRGRLTSPEFVIERRYINLLVGGGEHPRETCVNLQIDGKLVASETGTASTGADNEHLSWRTWDVGDFAGHAARIVILDEQAGGWGHVLVDAITQSDAPRAARHADADIARAMASVAGAMPLAQADPLRPGYHLAPPALWCNDPNGPIFHDGWYHVFYQHNPFGDRWEHMHWGHARSRDLAHWEHLPIALAPAKTQGEDHVFSGSAAVNGRGEVMLFYTSIGKRQPEQWGAVAIDDELRLWRRLASNPILTAAAHGATTIDDWRDPFVFDAGDKKWMVVGGHRRGGQGCACLYEAVDDRLERWKYLGIAYEGEEPNWECPNLFLDGERAVLLYSPHGPVRYFTGQLDLATARFTPAQQGHVDFGGDYYATSACRGAHGQWLVWGWARGFPEGKGWNGCIALPREARVADDGRLLQTPARELEALRQGAPLEVGSLAVQGTHWLDIVGNQLELELTIDRGAAERVGVKLLASPDGERGAVVLVDADGVEVAGQRAPLPKLDPGEPLRLRIFVDRSLVEVFAGDDVCVTKVVRSTASDDRLQLFADGGQGTFQSVRVWKLAAGQTGRPDSDKSDERK